The Lycium ferocissimum isolate CSIRO_LF1 chromosome 1, AGI_CSIRO_Lferr_CH_V1, whole genome shotgun sequence genome includes a region encoding these proteins:
- the LOC132063647 gene encoding uncharacterized protein LOC132063647, whose product MEKQPQPVVAKPPPPLPQHLARQKKETTYKKCLDLLKQVHVNVPLVHMLQGIPKYAKYIKDIVANKSRYTEYATVALTEECTSCIQNRLSTKLKDPGSFMIEISIGKQVVARALCYLGASINLMPSSIFRKLGLGVPRPTTIVLQLADRSLARPEGIIEDVLVQVGSLIIPADFVILDFEPDPKVPFILGRPFLATGRALIDVAAGQLTMRVHDKVEVFNVYKALKMPAIYEELSVITVLNDDTRRSLITSHDPLERALVGDDIFCGSAAFEMVQILDMASIYIREGEFEPLDKKMGVNPKLSIEEPSKLELKPLPAHLKYAFLGEGNALAVILATELTDEEVSVCLEVLKSHKRALG is encoded by the coding sequence ATGGAAAAGCAGCCACAGCCTGTGGTTGCAAAGCCACCACCTCCATTGCCTCAACATTTGGCAAGACAGAAAAAAGAGACTACTTACAAGAAGTGCCTTGATTTGCTTAAGCAGGTACACGTGAACGTCCCGTTGGTTCATATGTTGCAGGGTATTCCAAAGTATGCTAAGTACATCAAAGATATTGTTGCAAACAAGAGCCGGTACACAGAGTATGCCACTGTTGCACTTACTGAGGAGTGCACTTCTTGCATTCAAAACAGGTTGTCCACCAAATTGAAGGATCCCGGAAGTTTCATGATTGAAATTTCTATTGGGAAGCAGGTTGTTGCTCGAGCACTATGTTATCTAGGTGCAAGTATAAATTTGATGCCTTCATCTATCTTCAGGAAGCTAGGTTTGGGAGTGCCCAGACCAACCACTATAGTTCTTCAGCTGGCAGACAGATCGTTAGCAAGACCCGAAGGCATTATTGAAGATGTATTGGTGCAAGTAGGGTCGTTGATAATTCCTGCAGACTTCGTGATTTTGGACTTCGAGCCAGATCCGAAAGTCCCATTTATTTTGGGGCGTCCATTCTTGGCCACAGGGAGAGCACTTATTGATGTAGCTGCTGGGCAGCTCACCATGAGAGTACATGACAAAGTTGAAGTCTTCAATGTATACAAGGCTCTGAAGATGCCTGCAATCTATGAGGAGCTGTCAGTCATTACTGTTCTGAATGATGATACTCGAAGGTCACTCATCACTTCTCATGATCCATTAGAGAGAGCCTTAGTGGGTGATGATATTTTTTGTGGTTCGGCGGCGTTTGAGATGGTGCAGATTCTGGATATGGCGAGCATTTATATTCGTGAAGGCGAGTTTGAGCCTTTAGACAAAAAAATGGGAGTAAATCCGAAGTTGTCAATTGAAGAGCCTTCGAAGTTGGAATTGAAGCCCTTACCCGCACATCTTAAATATGCATTTTTAGGCGAGGGTAATGCCTTGGCAGTGATATTAGCAACAGAGTTGACCGACGAAGAGGTTAGTGTTTGTCTGGAAGTATTGAAGTCTCACAAAAGGGCATTGGGGTAG